From the Gramella sp. Hel_I_59 genome, one window contains:
- a CDS encoding ABC transporter ATP-binding protein, with the protein MIIAKNIHKYYGDLHVLKSVDLHIKKKEIVSIVGASGAGKTTLLQILGTLDKPGKDKNSELLINGTDIYGLKSRELSKFRNKYIGFIFQFHQLLPEFTALENICIPAFIHKTPKKEAEDRAMELLEFLGLKNRASHKPGELSGGEQQRIAVARSLINNPAVIFADEPSGNLDSESAENLHQLFFRLRDEFDQTFVIVTHNEELANMADRKLTMVDGKIAPEIKNSI; encoded by the coding sequence ATGATAATCGCAAAGAACATACATAAATATTACGGGGATCTGCACGTATTGAAGTCGGTAGACCTGCATATCAAGAAGAAAGAAATCGTTTCGATCGTTGGAGCTTCAGGTGCGGGAAAAACCACATTGTTGCAAATCCTGGGTACTCTGGACAAACCGGGAAAGGATAAAAATTCAGAACTTCTTATTAATGGAACTGATATCTACGGACTCAAATCCAGAGAACTTTCTAAATTCCGAAACAAATATATAGGATTTATCTTTCAGTTTCACCAGTTACTTCCAGAATTTACGGCATTAGAAAATATATGTATCCCAGCATTTATTCATAAAACTCCGAAAAAAGAGGCTGAAGATCGCGCTATGGAATTACTTGAATTTCTTGGTCTTAAAAATAGGGCTTCACATAAACCTGGAGAATTGAGTGGTGGAGAACAGCAGAGAATCGCGGTAGCCAGAAGTCTTATTAATAACCCTGCAGTCATTTTTGCTGATGAACCATCAGGAAACCTGGATTCAGAATCTGCGGAAAATCTTCACCAGTTATTTTTCAGACTCAGAGATGAATTTGATCAAACTTTTGTGATCGTTACACATAATGAAGAACTGGCGAATATGGCAGATAGAAAACTTACGATGGTAGATGGTAAAATTGCTCCTGAAATAAAAAACAGTATTTGA
- a CDS encoding DUF5916 domain-containing protein translates to MSKNYWLLFIIIINCSILSSQNLETRKNYEATRIQEAPKIDGLASEDVWKKATLAENFVMVEPGDGTPIPESHATEVKILYDDLAIYIAATMKEKDPDKTIRQFTQRDNLQQSEYFLMDINTYDDGENQTRFIVTSAGTQADARITGSQEDYGYNVVWESAVSQDENGWYLEMKIPYSALRFPETEKQRWGLQFSREITHRNETYVWNYINKSVGQMAQYTGLLTGINNIEPPVRLSLYPYIQSAFDSFDGSDDFSFNAGMDLKYGINDSFTLDMTLVPDFGQTAYDEVELNLGPFEQIFGENRAFFTEGTELFNKGNLFYSRRVGSTPIGFNAAQTNRLDSEEILENPSRTDLINALKVSGRTDRGLGIGVFNAITSEAKAVYRDTITGNTRSKITEPLANYNIVVLDQRFNKNSSITLINTNVTRDGNFRDGNVTGFLFDIYNKANSFNVEGQAKMSNVNLPGQNLTGFASYFAARRTKGNFRYRIAHEFANETFDINDLGINFTNNYNNIFWGTSYQIFEPQGNFNNFQISLYGQHRRRYKPDKTINTGMGGDFFAMTRERFAFGGALDFNSKFRDYFETRAVDTYVTYKPFASSRFFISSDYRKKFAIDSRIYVEEYFDTDYAYYGLSIEPRFRFSDRFNMVYEFDYGLQKERPSFVNKVNDNIIFGIRDQKTLENSVRANYNFNTKQGLSLSARQFWSTASFGDNSYLKLIADGELEATNYDTNTLRDPDANFNIWNLDLSYRWQFAPGSEAVLLYRNSIFNEDKLSELNYSDSLDNLFSKPARHNLSLRVVYFIDYNNLRNIFRS, encoded by the coding sequence ATGTCGAAAAATTACTGGCTGCTTTTCATTATTATCATCAATTGCAGCATTTTATCCTCACAAAATTTAGAAACCAGGAAAAATTACGAAGCGACTCGTATACAGGAAGCTCCAAAGATCGATGGACTAGCTTCAGAAGATGTATGGAAGAAAGCAACTCTTGCTGAAAATTTTGTAATGGTTGAACCTGGAGATGGTACTCCAATTCCCGAATCTCACGCTACAGAAGTCAAGATCCTATATGATGATCTTGCGATCTATATCGCTGCGACCATGAAGGAAAAAGATCCTGATAAAACAATCAGGCAATTTACTCAGCGGGATAATCTTCAGCAATCTGAATATTTTTTGATGGACATCAACACTTATGATGACGGTGAAAACCAGACCAGGTTCATCGTTACTTCCGCCGGAACACAGGCTGATGCCCGAATCACTGGATCTCAGGAAGATTATGGTTACAATGTGGTATGGGAGTCAGCAGTTTCTCAGGATGAAAATGGTTGGTATTTGGAGATGAAGATCCCCTATTCAGCATTGAGATTTCCGGAAACTGAAAAACAAAGATGGGGCCTGCAATTTTCACGTGAGATCACGCATAGAAATGAGACCTATGTCTGGAACTATATAAATAAGTCGGTAGGACAAATGGCACAGTACACAGGTTTGCTTACTGGAATCAATAACATTGAGCCACCTGTTCGCCTGAGTTTATACCCTTATATACAATCTGCTTTTGATTCTTTTGACGGCAGTGATGATTTTAGTTTCAATGCTGGGATGGATCTAAAATATGGTATTAATGATTCCTTTACTTTAGATATGACCTTAGTACCAGACTTCGGACAGACAGCTTATGACGAAGTAGAATTGAATCTGGGTCCTTTTGAACAGATCTTTGGTGAGAACCGTGCTTTCTTTACTGAAGGAACTGAGCTTTTTAATAAAGGAAATTTATTTTATTCCAGAAGAGTTGGGAGTACTCCTATTGGTTTTAACGCTGCTCAAACCAACAGACTTGATAGTGAGGAAATTCTTGAAAACCCAAGCAGAACAGATCTTATTAATGCACTGAAGGTTTCCGGAAGAACAGACCGCGGTTTAGGAATCGGAGTCTTTAATGCTATTACCAGCGAAGCAAAAGCAGTTTATCGTGACACTATAACTGGAAATACTAGATCTAAGATCACCGAGCCTCTTGCCAATTATAATATTGTAGTTTTGGATCAAAGGTTTAATAAAAACTCTTCAATAACACTAATTAATACAAATGTTACACGAGATGGCAACTTCAGAGATGGAAATGTAACAGGCTTTCTGTTTGATATTTACAACAAGGCGAACAGTTTTAATGTTGAAGGCCAGGCAAAGATGAGTAACGTTAATCTTCCTGGCCAGAATCTTACTGGTTTTGCCTCCTATTTCGCAGCACGTCGTACGAAAGGAAACTTCAGGTATAGAATTGCTCACGAGTTCGCGAACGAGACTTTCGACATTAACGACCTTGGCATCAACTTTACGAACAATTATAACAACATCTTCTGGGGCACCTCCTACCAGATCTTTGAACCACAGGGTAATTTCAATAATTTTCAAATTAGTCTGTACGGCCAGCACCGTAGAAGATATAAACCAGACAAGACCATTAATACAGGGATGGGCGGAGATTTTTTTGCGATGACCCGCGAACGTTTTGCGTTTGGAGGGGCCCTGGATTTTAATTCTAAGTTTAGAGATTATTTTGAAACCAGGGCAGTTGATACATATGTTACCTACAAACCTTTTGCAAGTTCCAGATTTTTTATATCCTCAGATTACCGGAAGAAATTTGCAATTGACTCCAGGATCTATGTGGAAGAATATTTTGATACAGATTATGCTTATTACGGTTTAAGCATTGAACCAAGATTCAGATTTAGTGACAGGTTTAATATGGTTTATGAGTTTGATTATGGATTGCAAAAAGAGCGACCTAGTTTCGTAAACAAAGTAAATGACAATATCATCTTCGGAATAAGAGATCAGAAAACCTTGGAAAATTCAGTAAGAGCGAATTACAATTTTAATACAAAACAAGGTTTGAGTTTAAGCGCGAGACAATTCTGGTCCACGGCAAGTTTTGGTGATAACTCTTATCTTAAATTGATCGCAGATGGTGAACTTGAAGCTACAAATTATGACACCAATACTTTAAGAGATCCAGACGCTAACTTTAATATCTGGAATCTAGATCTAAGCTACCGCTGGCAGTTTGCGCCCGGTAGTGAAGCCGTGCTCCTGTATCGAAATTCGATCTTTAATGAAGATAAACTGAGTGAACTCAATTATTCAGATAGCCTGGACAATTTATTTTCAAAACCTGCCCGGCACAATTTAAGCCTCAGGGTCGTTTATTTTATAGATTATAATAACCTCCGAAACATATTCCGCAGTTAA